A portion of the Acidisarcina polymorpha genome contains these proteins:
- the carB gene encoding carbamoyl-phosphate synthase large subunit yields MPRRNDITKILVIGSGPIVIGQSAEFDYSGTQACKALRAEGYEVVLVNSNPATIMTDPELADRTYIEPLTREYVEEILRIESQMLKDEGRTGKFALLPTVGGQTALNLAVDLADAGILDKYDVELIGAKLGPIKKAEDRLLFKDAMNRIGLDMPRSALVNNLRDGLEFSTKIGFPVVIRPSFTLGGSGGGIAYNREELMDILARGLDLSPVKECLIEESVLGWKEYELEVMRDLADNVIIICSIENMDPMGVHTGDSITVAPAQTLTDREYQAMRDAAIKVMREIGVETGGSNVQFAVNPVNGRMTVIEMNPRVSRSSALASKATGFPIAKIAAKLAVGYTLDEIPNDITRKTPACFEPTIDYVVTKIPKWQFEKFPGADENLSPQMKSVGEVMAIGRTFKESLMKALRSLDTGKKISAEVLDPKRLTQRLVTPQPERLNYIRYAFRRGMTVREVARMTSMDPWFLFHVKEITDTIALVSEQTVTSVSPELIRKAKRMGVSDERLAEVWSLPGADGVEQVRQLRNSLGIKPVFKLVDTCAAEFESMTPYLYSTYDEEDEAAPTARRKVIILGSGPNRIGQGIEFDYCCCHAAFALKEDDYETIMVNCNPETVSTDYDTSDRLYFEPLTLEDVLAIYEHEASSGAEVGMIVQFGGQTPLNLSLRLKAAGVPILGTSPESIDLAEDRKRFGKLIEELGIPQPPGVMATSVEEALEGANRIGYPVLVRPSYVLGGRAMVIAYDAPSVSRYMTEAVEYSQERPVLIDHFLEDAIEVDVDALCDREDVIIAGIMQHIEEAGIHSGDSSCVLPAVDLSGEVLETIRTYTRKLALALNVVGLVNLQFAIQRKPGGADRVFVIEVNPRASRTVPYVSKATGIPLAKIAARLMTGRKLKDLLPEQLAAGRDLDTGSHYFVKSPVFPWNKFPGVDTVLGPEMKSTGEVMGVADNFGEAFAKAQIAAGQYLPLKGTVFFSVNDRDKSQLVELARQYIELGFHIVATEGTAVVLAQNGMIVDRVYKVKEGRPNVVDYIKGDRIQLIVNTPQGQDTFFDEKAIRRAAVTQRIPTITTMAAARAAAEGIAALQRNTLTVNALQHLHSAKAAVSSLA; encoded by the coding sequence ATGCCACGCAGGAATGACATTACCAAGATTCTCGTGATCGGCTCGGGGCCGATTGTGATTGGACAGTCGGCGGAGTTCGATTACTCCGGCACTCAAGCTTGTAAGGCGTTGCGCGCCGAGGGGTATGAAGTGGTGCTGGTGAATTCGAACCCGGCTACCATCATGACCGATCCCGAACTGGCTGACCGCACCTATATCGAGCCGCTCACTCGGGAATACGTCGAAGAGATTTTGCGGATCGAAAGCCAGATGCTCAAGGACGAGGGGCGCACCGGCAAGTTCGCTCTGCTGCCGACAGTTGGCGGACAGACGGCGCTGAATCTGGCCGTCGATCTGGCCGATGCGGGCATTCTCGATAAATATGATGTGGAGTTAATCGGTGCTAAGTTGGGGCCGATCAAGAAGGCCGAAGACCGCCTGCTGTTCAAAGATGCCATGAACCGTATCGGCCTGGATATGCCGCGTTCGGCGCTGGTGAACAACCTGCGCGACGGGCTAGAGTTCTCGACCAAGATCGGTTTTCCTGTGGTCATCCGGCCCTCCTTCACACTCGGTGGATCGGGCGGAGGCATCGCTTATAACCGGGAAGAGCTGATGGACATTCTCGCTCGCGGACTCGACCTTTCGCCGGTGAAGGAGTGCCTGATCGAAGAGTCGGTGCTGGGTTGGAAGGAATATGAACTCGAGGTCATGCGCGACCTCGCCGACAACGTCATCATCATCTGCTCGATCGAAAATATGGATCCGATGGGCGTGCATACCGGCGACTCGATCACCGTCGCCCCCGCGCAGACGCTCACGGATCGCGAATACCAGGCGATGCGCGACGCGGCCATCAAGGTCATGCGTGAGATCGGTGTTGAAACCGGCGGATCGAATGTGCAGTTCGCGGTGAACCCGGTGAACGGTCGTATGACTGTGATCGAGATGAATCCCCGGGTTTCGCGTTCCTCGGCGCTGGCTTCGAAGGCGACTGGTTTTCCCATCGCCAAGATTGCCGCAAAGCTCGCGGTCGGCTACACGCTCGACGAAATACCAAACGACATCACCCGCAAAACGCCGGCCTGCTTCGAGCCGACCATCGACTATGTAGTGACGAAGATACCGAAGTGGCAGTTCGAGAAGTTTCCCGGGGCGGATGAGAACCTAAGTCCGCAGATGAAGTCGGTCGGCGAGGTCATGGCCATCGGACGGACCTTCAAAGAGTCGCTGATGAAGGCGTTGCGTTCGCTCGACACCGGCAAGAAGATCTCCGCTGAAGTACTCGATCCAAAACGGTTGACGCAGCGGCTGGTCACTCCGCAGCCCGAGCGGCTGAACTACATCCGCTACGCCTTTCGCCGCGGCATGACGGTGCGGGAAGTGGCGCGCATGACCTCGATGGACCCATGGTTTCTCTTCCATGTCAAAGAGATCACCGATACGATTGCCTTGGTCAGCGAGCAAACGGTGACCAGTGTGTCACCGGAGCTGATCCGAAAAGCCAAGCGTATGGGTGTCTCTGATGAGCGCCTCGCGGAAGTGTGGTCGCTGCCGGGAGCCGACGGCGTCGAACAGGTCCGTCAACTGCGGAACTCTCTGGGCATCAAACCGGTCTTCAAGTTAGTCGACACCTGCGCGGCCGAATTCGAGAGCATGACTCCTTATCTCTATTCGACTTACGACGAGGAAGATGAAGCGGCCCCAACGGCTAGGCGCAAGGTGATTATTCTGGGCAGCGGTCCTAACCGGATCGGGCAGGGAATTGAGTTCGATTACTGCTGCTGTCATGCTGCCTTTGCATTGAAGGAAGACGATTACGAGACGATCATGGTGAACTGCAACCCGGAGACGGTCTCGACCGATTATGACACCAGCGATCGCCTTTACTTCGAGCCACTCACGCTGGAAGATGTGCTGGCGATTTATGAACATGAGGCGTCGAGTGGAGCGGAAGTCGGCATGATTGTTCAGTTTGGAGGACAGACTCCGCTGAATCTTTCCTTGCGTTTGAAGGCTGCCGGGGTGCCCATCCTGGGTACGTCTCCTGAGTCGATTGACCTGGCCGAAGATCGCAAGCGTTTTGGGAAGCTGATCGAAGAGTTAGGTATTCCGCAGCCTCCGGGAGTGATGGCGACCAGCGTCGAGGAGGCGCTCGAGGGTGCGAATCGCATCGGCTACCCGGTACTGGTGCGGCCCTCCTATGTGCTGGGCGGACGCGCGATGGTGATTGCCTATGATGCGCCGTCGGTTTCCCGCTATATGACTGAGGCGGTCGAATATTCGCAGGAACGTCCAGTCTTGATCGACCACTTCCTCGAGGATGCGATCGAGGTCGATGTGGACGCGCTCTGCGACCGAGAAGACGTCATCATCGCCGGCATCATGCAGCACATCGAAGAAGCAGGAATTCACTCCGGGGACTCGTCCTGTGTGCTTCCGGCAGTGGACCTATCCGGAGAAGTACTCGAGACCATCCGCACATATACGCGCAAGCTGGCGCTTGCGCTGAACGTGGTGGGCTTGGTGAACCTGCAATTTGCCATTCAGCGGAAACCAGGCGGCGCGGATAGGGTCTTCGTGATCGAAGTGAATCCCCGGGCCTCGCGGACCGTTCCCTATGTGTCGAAGGCTACCGGAATTCCCCTGGCCAAGATTGCGGCGCGGCTGATGACGGGCCGCAAGCTGAAAGATTTGCTGCCGGAACAACTCGCTGCTGGCCGCGATCTCGACACCGGCAGTCATTATTTCGTGAAGTCGCCAGTATTTCCCTGGAATAAATTCCCTGGCGTCGATACCGTCCTGGGGCCGGAGATGAAGTCGACGGGCGAGGTCATGGGAGTTGCCGACAATTTTGGAGAGGCATTTGCCAAGGCCCAAATTGCGGCGGGCCAATATCTGCCGCTTAAGGGAACCGTCTTCTTCAGCGTGAATGATCGGGATAAGTCACAGCTCGTCGAGCTGGCCAGGCAATATATTGAGCTAGGTTTTCACATCGTGGCGACTGAAGGCACCGCCGTCGTACTCGCGCAGAATGGAATGATCGTCGATCGCGTCTACAAAGTGAAAGAGGGGCGTCCGAATGTGGTCGATTACATCAAGGGCGACCGGATCCAGCTGATCGTGAACACCCCTCAAGGGCAGGACACGTTCTTCGACGAAAAGGCGATTCGTCGCGCCGCCGTTACCCAGAGGATTCCCACGATCACGACCATGGCCGCGGCCCGGGCAGCTGCTGAGGGCATCGCTGCGCTGCAGCGGAACACCCTCACCGTCAATGCCCTGCAGCATTTGCATAGCGCCAAAGCAGCGGTATCGTCACTTGCGTAG
- a CDS encoding type II toxin-antitoxin system RelE family toxin, with protein sequence MGDYRIICEIRNRELLILVIQFGHRREIYT encoded by the coding sequence GTGGGAGACTACCGGATCATCTGTGAGATCAGAAACAGGGAACTCCTAATCCTAGTCATCCAGTTCGGCCATCGCCGCGAGATTTACACGTAA
- a CDS encoding ribbon-helix-helix protein, CopG family, producing MLEIDMKPELEEILDLYAKKDGLSKAELARRAIAEYLEDREGYDLAVEASEDSAPHISLEELIRKYGLEDQLQQEGREATRQAQPGDTTADHELRISAGSS from the coding sequence ATGCTCGAGATCGATATGAAGCCGGAGTTGGAAGAGATCCTGGATTTGTATGCGAAGAAAGACGGCTTGAGCAAGGCAGAACTCGCGCGGAGAGCCATCGCGGAATATCTCGAGGACCGAGAAGGCTATGACCTGGCGGTCGAGGCGTCCGAGGACAGCGCGCCTCACATCAGCCTCGAGGAGTTGATTCGCAAGTATGGATTGGAAGATCAGCTTCAACAAGAAGGCCGAGAAGCAACTCGACAAGCTCAGCCCGGAGATACGACTGCAGATCACGAGCTACGTATTTCAGCGGGTAGCAGTTGA
- the carA gene encoding glutamine-hydrolyzing carbamoyl-phosphate synthase small subunit encodes MQAILALEDGRIFRGEGHGAKGECSGEVVFNTSLTGYQEIFTDPSYAGQIVVLTNPQIGNYGTNSADNEAAKPFIEGLVTREFSPVSSSWRSEQVADDYLERYNVPVISEIDTRALVRHLRTHGVMRGVISTVESDSDLLVAKARAIRKMDGTDLAKVVSTKTVFEWDCNDPRNYNNDPLIALDEDGNQPKLPPADLHVVAYDFGIKNNILRMLTREACRVTVVPAETSAEDVLALKPDGIFLSNGPGDPEPVTYAHENIRKLAGKKPMFGICLGHQLIGIALGGKTYKLKFGHHGGNHPVKQMDSGKVEITAHNHNFAVDPDSLKQSEVDLTHIDLNDNTLEGLRHRSLPLFSVQYHPEASPGPHDSNYLFHDFRTMMEEWKRGR; translated from the coding sequence ATGCAGGCTATCCTTGCGCTCGAAGACGGGCGCATCTTCCGCGGTGAAGGCCACGGCGCCAAGGGCGAATGTTCCGGCGAAGTCGTTTTCAATACTTCCTTAACCGGTTATCAAGAAATTTTCACCGATCCTTCTTATGCGGGGCAGATTGTCGTCCTGACCAACCCGCAGATCGGCAACTACGGCACCAACTCCGCGGACAATGAGGCGGCCAAACCCTTTATTGAAGGTTTGGTCACGCGCGAGTTTTCGCCGGTCAGCTCGAGCTGGCGTTCTGAGCAAGTCGCCGACGATTATCTCGAACGCTATAACGTTCCCGTTATCTCGGAGATCGACACGCGCGCCCTGGTGCGCCATCTGCGCACCCACGGCGTCATGCGCGGGGTCATCTCCACCGTCGAGAGCGATAGCGATTTGCTGGTGGCGAAGGCTCGCGCCATCCGCAAAATGGACGGCACCGACCTCGCCAAGGTCGTCAGCACCAAGACCGTCTTCGAGTGGGACTGCAACGATCCGCGGAATTACAACAACGATCCGTTGATCGCGCTCGACGAGGACGGAAACCAGCCCAAGCTGCCTCCGGCCGACTTGCATGTCGTGGCCTACGACTTCGGCATCAAGAACAATATTCTGCGCATGTTGACCCGCGAAGCTTGCCGCGTCACCGTGGTTCCGGCGGAGACCTCGGCGGAAGATGTTCTAGCGCTGAAGCCCGACGGCATTTTTCTCTCAAATGGCCCCGGCGACCCGGAGCCGGTCACTTATGCGCATGAAAATATTCGCAAGCTGGCCGGTAAAAAGCCCATGTTCGGCATTTGTCTTGGGCATCAGTTAATCGGCATTGCGTTGGGCGGGAAGACTTACAAGCTGAAGTTTGGCCATCACGGCGGGAATCATCCGGTGAAGCAGATGGATTCCGGCAAGGTCGAGATCACTGCCCATAATCACAATTTCGCCGTCGATCCCGATTCGCTGAAGCAGAGCGAGGTCGATCTGACGCATATCGATCTGAACGACAACACCTTGGAAGGGTTGCGGCATCGTTCGCTGCCGCTATTTAGTGTGCAATATCATCCGGAGGCGAGTCCGGGGCCGCACGATTCGAATTATCTGTTCCATGACTTCCGCACGATGATGGAGGAGTGGAAGCGGGGTCGATAA
- a CDS encoding VWA domain-containing protein, whose protein sequence is MRRRWIDYLMLAAFAALAATAQQTTFRSEIHLVTLTFSVHDASGKFAAGLGANDFSVYEDGAPQKIASFSGDSQLPLRIGLLVDVSDSQNQFLKRHVKDTEAFLREILRPQDQVFALCFGDHMRLASDLTSSPAGIVTGLQHFEKNAGSLPELAPDPSREGGTALFDAVYAGVEEKLSGGSGYRRVLILFTDGEENSSAHDEVEAIAEAQDADVLVFAVRYTAIHHGRISARNQQGAAILLHLTGQTGGRDFDGLHTDLSQAFQEIAEELRSQYSLSYYSTNKAADGSFRKVVIQAAPAGLVVRSRAGYYARTSSPFP, encoded by the coding sequence ATGCGCAGAAGATGGATCGACTATCTCATGCTGGCCGCCTTCGCCGCGCTTGCCGCGACTGCGCAGCAGACCACCTTTCGTTCCGAAATACACCTCGTCACTCTGACCTTCAGCGTGCATGATGCTTCAGGGAAATTTGCGGCCGGGCTCGGCGCAAATGACTTCAGCGTCTATGAGGACGGCGCTCCGCAGAAGATCGCGTCATTCTCCGGCGACTCTCAATTGCCCCTCAGAATTGGGCTGCTGGTCGACGTTTCCGACTCCCAGAACCAGTTCCTTAAACGCCACGTCAAAGACACCGAGGCCTTCCTGCGTGAGATCCTCCGCCCCCAGGATCAAGTCTTCGCCCTCTGCTTCGGCGATCACATGAGGTTAGCAAGTGATCTGACATCCTCGCCGGCTGGCATCGTCACTGGGCTGCAGCACTTCGAGAAGAACGCAGGAAGTCTACCGGAGCTGGCTCCTGACCCGTCTCGCGAGGGGGGCACGGCGCTCTTCGACGCGGTATATGCCGGCGTCGAAGAGAAGCTCTCTGGCGGCAGCGGTTATCGCCGCGTCCTCATTTTGTTCACCGATGGAGAGGAAAATTCGAGCGCTCACGACGAAGTCGAAGCCATTGCGGAAGCTCAGGATGCAGACGTTCTTGTCTTCGCGGTACGCTACACGGCAATCCATCACGGCAGGATCTCCGCCAGAAATCAACAAGGCGCCGCTATCCTGCTCCACCTGACCGGACAGACCGGGGGCCGCGACTTCGATGGCCTGCATACAGACCTGTCGCAGGCATTCCAAGAGATTGCCGAAGAACTACGCTCTCAATACTCACTAAGCTACTACTCGACCAACAAGGCGGCGGATGGAAGCTTCCGCAAGGTCGTGATTCAAGCAGCGCCCGCTGGACTTGTCGTGCGCTCGAGAGCGGGATACTACGCTCGAACAAGTTCGCCATTTCCCTGA
- the lepB gene encoding signal peptidase I, whose protein sequence is MEEIPPVTGKLRVWLRDLMISVVVSFLIITFLYQPVKVEGTSMAPRLHDQDRLFINKFAYNFEKIERDDVVVFYYPRDTQKSYIKRVIGLPGDTVRIDDGEVFVNGKAVAEPYVPERFRDVRSMDSFRVPQGEYFVMGDHRSISSDSRDFGPVERKLIYGKAAFVYWPREEMGVVR, encoded by the coding sequence ATGGAAGAGATTCCTCCGGTTACCGGGAAATTGCGGGTCTGGCTGCGCGACCTGATGATCTCAGTTGTTGTCTCGTTCCTCATCATTACGTTCCTTTATCAACCGGTGAAGGTCGAGGGCACGAGCATGGCGCCTCGACTGCATGACCAGGACCGCCTCTTCATCAACAAGTTCGCCTATAACTTTGAAAAGATCGAGCGTGACGATGTTGTCGTCTTCTACTATCCCCGGGACACACAGAAGAGCTATATCAAACGCGTGATCGGATTGCCGGGGGACACGGTCCGCATTGATGACGGAGAAGTGTTTGTGAACGGGAAAGCAGTCGCTGAACCATATGTTCCAGAGCGTTTCCGTGATGTCCGTTCGATGGACAGCTTTCGTGTGCCGCAGGGTGAATACTTTGTCATGGGAGACCATCGCTCGATCTCGAGCGACAGCCGCGACTTTGGCCCGGTGGAGCGGAAGCTAATTTACGGCAAGGCCGCCTTTGTTTACTGGCCGCGAGAAGAGATGGGGGTCGTACGATGA
- a CDS encoding TrbI/VirB10 family protein: MREFGRIIAACGAVMMLNLGVVAQSSSNPSTAKSGPDEASKPSAKTLEIPAGTKVLLTIRSAINTKTAQAGDGVYLQSSFPVLANGRAVIPAGVYVQGVVDSVERHIRIKGPAKLTMHFTSIIFPNGSVVEIPGQVSGLPGSDGPRVKGDEGKIQQGSSAGDVAKAAGRGAEVGGGVGAISGGVNGHPFEGLGIGGAAGAVAGAAVSLFTHGNDISIPSGTPIEMVLQRPLTLQESNLGGPDVTGQYVPAANQRQALQKPSRSPMTCPSGSLGCS; the protein is encoded by the coding sequence ATGCGTGAATTTGGAAGGATTATTGCGGCTTGTGGGGCGGTGATGATGCTGAATCTTGGTGTCGTTGCGCAATCATCGTCAAACCCCTCGACCGCCAAATCCGGTCCCGACGAGGCGAGTAAACCATCTGCGAAGACGCTCGAGATCCCGGCTGGAACCAAGGTGCTCTTGACCATTCGCAGCGCCATCAACACCAAGACCGCTCAGGCGGGGGACGGCGTCTATTTGCAGTCTAGTTTTCCAGTGCTGGCGAACGGCCGGGCCGTCATCCCCGCCGGGGTCTATGTGCAGGGGGTCGTCGACTCGGTCGAACGTCACATCCGGATCAAGGGTCCGGCCAAGCTGACCATGCATTTCACCAGCATCATCTTCCCGAACGGTTCGGTCGTCGAGATACCCGGACAGGTGAGTGGATTGCCGGGGTCTGATGGCCCCAGAGTCAAAGGCGACGAGGGGAAGATACAGCAGGGCAGCAGCGCGGGCGACGTAGCGAAAGCAGCGGGCAGAGGCGCGGAGGTCGGTGGCGGCGTCGGAGCCATCTCGGGTGGCGTCAACGGCCATCCCTTTGAAGGGCTAGGCATCGGTGGGGCTGCGGGAGCGGTCGCCGGGGCTGCTGTCTCGTTGTTCACGCATGGCAATGACATCAGCATTCCTTCAGGAACGCCTATTGAGATGGTGCTCCAGCGCCCGTTGACCTTGCAGGAGTCCAATCTCGGCGGCCCCGATGTTACCGGGCAATATGTTCCTGCGGCCAACCAGCGACAGGCGCTGCAGAAGCCCAGCCGATCGCCAATGACCTGCCCGTCTGGAAGCCTGGGCTGCTCTTAA
- a CDS encoding serine hydrolase domain-containing protein, with product MNIVDTPAEIIATTLNQRIRFADAYSVLQDAIAERAFPGASFGVFYEGKILALDGLGGFTYDEDSPVVQPGTIYDLASITKVLGATSAAMLLYERGRLDLDQILGEILPGFVIGMPSARERCRVTLRMLLAHSSGLPAYAPLFEANRTPNALLAACLRMPLESTPGARSEYSDIGFILLGKALEILAGEELDRFCNREVFQPLGLTATGYKPPLASRNFIPPTEDDKDFRQRVIQGEVHDENCFVLGGISGHAGLFSNALDVLRYASCIVSSGKTEKGEVLFSPETLSLFARRQDSPSDSSRALGWDTPSGDSSSGHHFSSHSVGHLGYTGTSLWIDLDRRLAVTLLTNRTWPDRSSQAIRKVRPAFYDAVFNAIARGMCPVSHQ from the coding sequence ATGAACATTGTTGACACTCCGGCGGAGATCATCGCTACTACTTTAAATCAGCGAATCCGCTTCGCCGACGCCTATTCTGTCCTCCAGGACGCAATTGCGGAGCGGGCATTCCCAGGCGCAAGTTTCGGGGTGTTCTACGAAGGAAAAATTCTTGCGTTAGACGGGCTTGGGGGATTTACCTACGACGAGGATTCACCCGTCGTGCAGCCAGGAACGATTTACGACCTCGCCAGCATTACCAAAGTACTGGGAGCCACCTCTGCAGCAATGCTGCTCTACGAGCGCGGCCGCCTGGATCTCGATCAGATCCTTGGCGAAATCCTCCCTGGATTTGTGATCGGCATGCCTTCGGCGCGGGAACGATGCCGGGTAACGCTCCGTATGCTTCTAGCACATTCTTCAGGACTTCCAGCGTATGCCCCGCTTTTCGAAGCAAACCGCACGCCAAATGCACTGCTTGCCGCCTGCCTCCGTATGCCTCTGGAATCCACCCCTGGCGCCCGTTCGGAGTATTCAGACATCGGCTTTATCCTGCTAGGTAAAGCGCTTGAGATTTTGGCTGGCGAAGAGCTCGATCGGTTTTGTAACCGCGAAGTCTTCCAACCCTTAGGCCTCACCGCTACCGGTTACAAACCTCCACTAGCCAGCCGAAACTTCATCCCTCCAACCGAAGACGATAAAGACTTTCGGCAGCGCGTTATCCAGGGGGAAGTCCACGACGAAAACTGCTTCGTTCTCGGAGGGATCAGCGGCCATGCGGGGCTTTTTTCGAACGCCCTGGATGTGCTTCGTTATGCTTCCTGCATCGTATCGAGTGGAAAAACAGAGAAGGGTGAGGTCCTCTTCTCACCCGAAACGTTGAGTCTCTTTGCCCGAAGGCAGGATTCTCCGTCAGATAGCTCGCGAGCGCTTGGCTGGGACACGCCATCGGGGGACTCGTCCTCAGGCCATCATTTCAGCAGCCACTCCGTTGGACATCTCGGCTACACGGGAACTTCTCTTTGGATTGACCTCGATCGGCGGCTCGCTGTCACGCTGCTCACCAATCGAACCTGGCCGGATCGTTCCTCGCAAGCCATTCGCAAAGTCCGTCCAGCCTTTTACGATGCCGTTTTCAATGCCATCGCAAGAGGAATGTGTCCCGTCTCACACCAGTAA
- the murQ gene encoding N-acetylmuramic acid 6-phosphate etherase: protein MATITTNAETQNKPERQQHSAASLNHLTTESANEASQGFDTKSALEIARIINHEDSKISAAVKRALPEIALVIDSVARSLRDGGRLIYVGAGSSGRIAALDACECPPYFSTPPQAVQYIMAGGPKALASAVEVNEDSEELGQRDIARRRPTRKDMVIGLSSSGRTPYVVAAVAYARARGAKTAAITCNQNTPLADAADIVIVAEVGAEVISGSTRMKAATAQKMITNMITTGAMTRLGYVYENAMVNVHMQNSKLVERGISLLMRSCDIDRETAVDTIKSAGRSIPVALVMLKAGVDKPEAVRRLARSDGNVRLAIEDTTLEL, encoded by the coding sequence ATGGCCACCATTACAACGAACGCAGAAACGCAGAATAAGCCGGAGAGACAGCAACATTCGGCCGCGAGTCTCAACCATCTCACCACCGAAAGCGCGAACGAAGCTTCCCAAGGCTTCGATACGAAATCCGCTCTCGAAATCGCAAGAATAATCAACCACGAAGATTCGAAGATCTCCGCTGCGGTCAAGCGGGCGCTTCCGGAAATCGCTCTAGTCATCGATTCGGTTGCGCGCAGTCTGCGTGACGGAGGACGCCTTATTTATGTGGGCGCCGGATCGAGCGGCCGCATCGCCGCGCTCGACGCATGCGAGTGCCCACCATATTTCTCGACTCCGCCGCAGGCGGTGCAATACATCATGGCTGGCGGGCCGAAAGCACTTGCATCGGCTGTCGAGGTCAACGAAGACTCTGAAGAACTAGGGCAACGCGATATTGCGAGGCGGCGTCCCACTCGGAAAGACATGGTGATCGGACTCTCATCGAGCGGACGAACTCCGTACGTCGTGGCTGCCGTTGCCTATGCGCGCGCCCGCGGCGCTAAGACCGCGGCAATCACCTGCAATCAAAACACGCCGCTCGCTGACGCCGCCGACATCGTCATTGTTGCTGAGGTAGGCGCTGAAGTGATCTCCGGGTCAACACGGATGAAAGCCGCGACTGCCCAGAAGATGATCACCAATATGATCACCACCGGCGCCATGACGCGTCTCGGATATGTCTACGAGAATGCAATGGTCAACGTCCATATGCAAAACTCCAAGCTCGTGGAGCGCGGAATTTCATTGTTGATGAGGTCCTGTGACATCGATCGCGAGACTGCGGTGGACACGATCAAGTCCGCAGGGCGCAGCATTCCTGTGGCGTTAGTCATGCTAAAGGCCGGTGTGGATAAACCTGAGGCCGTTCGACGACTCGCCCGCTCGGATGGAAACGTGCGGCTGGCGATCGAAGACACGACGCTCGAATTGTAG